From the Butyrivibrio fibrisolvens genome, one window contains:
- a CDS encoding plasmid recombination protein, which translates to MATEVILQVGDKEFWADKTREQWNAMKPLLRDQLEYVKEIVPEFKIASAVTHLDEDSPHMHVVGVPVATGYKRGLSKQVAKTKVFDQERLEKIQDLMHDFVEHQMIDHPEIFGDETLKPKEKGRNSDFSKEFYLRLKQQEYEKLEDKCQEKETQIEALDGTAKEMKEDIESTVNQYVDSVVNTEMKKEFMRYATLENPKTTLGKLVSKAFRTFKEWWDKTKKPEVAEKAKTSILQKLRESQAIVDQRKEQQVPNLNRNNQRPER; encoded by the coding sequence GTGGCTACGGAGGTAATTCTCCAAGTAGGGGATAAGGAATTCTGGGCAGATAAGACGAGAGAGCAGTGGAATGCAATGAAGCCACTCTTGAGAGATCAGCTTGAATATGTAAAAGAGATAGTTCCGGAATTCAAAATCGCATCGGCGGTAACACACTTGGATGAGGATTCACCTCATATGCACGTAGTAGGAGTTCCGGTAGCAACAGGATACAAACGAGGACTAAGCAAACAGGTGGCAAAAACAAAAGTGTTTGATCAGGAGAGACTAGAAAAAATACAAGATCTAATGCACGATTTTGTAGAGCATCAGATGATAGACCACCCGGAGATCTTTGGAGATGAAACCTTAAAGCCAAAGGAAAAAGGAAGGAATAGCGACTTCTCAAAAGAATTCTACTTAAGGCTAAAGCAGCAAGAATATGAAAAGCTGGAAGATAAGTGCCAGGAGAAGGAGACACAGATTGAAGCTCTGGACGGAACGGCTAAAGAAATGAAGGAGGACATTGAAAGCACAGTTAACCAATATGTGGACTCAGTGGTAAATACAGAAATGAAAAAGGAATTCATGAGATACGCAACACTCGAAAATCCTAAGACCACACTGGGAAAACTAGTCTCGAAAGCCTTCAGAACATTCAAGGAATGGTGGGATAAGACCAAGAAGCCTGAGGTAGCTGAAAAGGCTAAAACAAGCATTTTGCAAAAGCTAAGAGAAAGCCAGGCGATAGTTGATCAGAGAAAAGAGCAACAAGTCCCTAATCTTAATAGGAATAATCAAAGACCTGAGAGATGA
- a CDS encoding NAD(P)H-hydrate dehydratase translates to MQYLVTAKEMKTCDRNTSEHFGVPSIVLMERAALAVAARIGEWKRAMHTSRAFNVLIVAGHGGNGGDGIAIGRILYQHGYRVQIALVDDKDSNPDTASQKKCAEAYNIPMDTFSNVRATKSQMEWDIIVDAVLGIGCTKDVEGEYVEAIMYINECKKLKDESTLVVAVDIPSGIDTDTGSVHLLAVKADLTVTFNFAKMGQLLYPGTEYCGQLFVEDVGITVDGFLGNLPEYFFFDEGPEDLLPRRVGYGNKGTFGKVLVIAGSDKVTGACLLCSKSAFHTGAGMVKVFTTPANVEAIKSSIPEAMFDSYANIETDSNIDKIRDILIENMKWASAIVIGPGIGTGMVAKAILSIVLEHYDKFLVADADAITLIAQDRHISELARAYSDSKDKQLVITPHVAEFARLYNAAFGDERPEPVTVYDVKENMLKWPLALSEYYNCVVICKDARSVVAGAGKRQMYVNISGNSGMATAGSGDVLAGIIGALSSRKLGAFQTACIGTFIHGLAGNRAASRVGEYYMTASDIIKELANVLPEK, encoded by the coding sequence ATGCAGTATTTAGTAACAGCCAAAGAAATGAAAACATGCGATCGTAATACTTCAGAGCACTTTGGGGTTCCATCCATCGTGCTTATGGAAAGAGCTGCTCTGGCTGTTGCTGCCAGAATCGGTGAGTGGAAGAGAGCTATGCACACTTCCAGAGCTTTTAATGTTCTGATCGTTGCAGGACACGGCGGCAATGGCGGTGACGGGATAGCTATCGGAAGGATTTTGTATCAGCATGGCTACAGAGTGCAGATAGCTCTTGTTGATGACAAGGACTCTAACCCTGATACTGCATCCCAGAAGAAATGCGCAGAGGCGTACAATATTCCAATGGACACTTTTTCCAATGTACGAGCCACCAAATCACAAATGGAATGGGATATCATAGTAGATGCTGTCCTTGGAATCGGATGTACCAAAGATGTAGAAGGCGAATATGTCGAAGCTATAATGTATATCAATGAATGCAAGAAGCTCAAGGACGAGTCTACACTTGTTGTTGCTGTTGATATTCCATCCGGCATAGATACTGATACGGGAAGTGTTCATCTTCTTGCTGTTAAGGCGGACCTTACTGTTACATTTAATTTTGCCAAGATGGGACAGCTGCTGTACCCCGGCACTGAGTACTGCGGGCAGTTATTTGTAGAAGATGTCGGTATTACAGTGGACGGTTTTCTTGGGAATCTTCCTGAATATTTTTTCTTTGATGAGGGTCCCGAAGACCTTCTTCCAAGGAGAGTTGGCTATGGTAATAAGGGAACATTCGGCAAGGTTTTAGTCATTGCCGGAAGCGATAAGGTTACGGGCGCATGCCTTCTGTGTTCCAAGTCAGCGTTCCATACAGGCGCCGGTATGGTCAAAGTATTTACGACACCTGCTAATGTAGAAGCTATTAAGAGCAGTATTCCTGAGGCAATGTTTGATTCATATGCCAATATTGAGACTGACAGCAATATAGACAAGATCAGAGATATACTTATTGAAAACATGAAGTGGGCGTCCGCTATAGTTATAGGCCCAGGGATTGGAACAGGAATGGTTGCTAAGGCCATCCTTAGCATCGTACTAGAACACTATGACAAGTTCCTTGTTGCGGATGCAGATGCTATTACTCTGATAGCACAAGATAGACATATAAGTGAGCTTGCAAGAGCCTATTCTGACTCTAAAGACAAGCAGCTTGTGATAACTCCTCATGTTGCAGAGTTTGCAAGGCTTTACAATGCTGCATTTGGCGATGAACGTCCTGAGCCTGTTACGGTCTATGATGTTAAGGAAAATATGCTGAAGTGGCCTTTGGCACTTTCGGAGTATTATAACTGTGTAGTAATATGTAAGGATGCAAGGTCTGTCGTGGCGGGAGCCGGTAAGAGGCAGATGTATGTTAATATATCAGGTAACAGTGGCATGGCAACTGCAGGATCAGGCGATGTGCTTGCAGGGATAATCGGAGCTTTGAGCTCAAGGAAGCTTGGAGCCTTCCAGACTGCCTGCATTGGAACCTTCATACACGGTCTTGCCGGCAATCGTGCGGCTTCCAGAGTGGGAGAGTATTATATGACAGCAAGTGATATAATAAAGGAACTTGCAAATGTTCTTCCGGAAAAATAA
- a CDS encoding alpha/beta hydrolase, translating into MKKKSISIILALAITALCACGANSQGDNGMGAENSNEEISMEVANSTGESSVATDNSSEDLSSFASGIKTEDDSEGADTEFVLNDEIDERCPLMIESKRGDVEYGEFTHATYYSETCGLERGYSILLPADYSEDKKYPVLYLLHGIFGNEYSFSSDGENRIKEIVGNMAADELIEETIVVCPNMYATSDPYQQPGFDSESVLPYDNFINDLVNDLMPHIESEYSILTGRENTYLAGFSMGGRETIYITLQRPELFGYVCAISAAPGIVPTTDKFMTHEGMIEESEMKFADGAVEPDVFIVCCGSRDSVVGTYPKQYHELLEANGADHIWYEITGADHDNNAIKSGLFNLFKQIAYDKSKS; encoded by the coding sequence ATGAAAAAGAAAAGTATATCAATTATATTGGCATTAGCTATAACGGCACTATGTGCATGTGGTGCAAATTCACAGGGGGACAACGGTATGGGAGCAGAAAACAGTAACGAAGAAATAAGCATGGAAGTAGCAAATAGCACCGGGGAGAGTAGCGTAGCTACAGATAACAGCAGTGAAGACTTAAGCTCTTTTGCTTCAGGAATAAAGACAGAGGATGACTCAGAAGGTGCTGACACAGAGTTCGTTCTTAATGATGAGATTGATGAAAGATGTCCATTAATGATCGAGTCAAAGCGCGGTGATGTAGAATACGGCGAGTTCACACATGCAACTTATTATTCTGAAACCTGTGGACTGGAGAGGGGTTACAGTATTCTTCTTCCTGCAGATTATAGCGAAGATAAGAAGTATCCGGTTTTGTATCTTTTACATGGTATCTTTGGAAACGAGTACTCTTTTTCCTCAGATGGAGAGAACAGGATCAAAGAGATCGTAGGTAATATGGCGGCTGATGAACTCATCGAAGAGACAATCGTTGTATGTCCTAACATGTACGCAACATCTGATCCTTACCAGCAGCCTGGTTTTGATAGCGAGAGCGTTCTTCCTTACGACAATTTCATCAACGATCTTGTTAATGACCTGATGCCTCACATTGAGAGCGAATATTCAATTCTTACAGGTAGAGAAAATACTTATCTTGCAGGCTTTTCAATGGGCGGCAGAGAGACAATCTATATCACGCTTCAAAGACCTGAGCTCTTTGGTTATGTATGTGCAATCTCTGCAGCACCGGGAATCGTTCCTACAACAGATAAATTCATGACTCACGAGGGAATGATCGAAGAGAGCGAGATGAAATTTGCAGATGGCGCAGTAGAGCCTGATGTATTCATTGTCTGCTGCGGCAGCAGGGATTCAGTAGTTGGAACATATCCAAAGCAGTATCATGAGCTTTTAGAAGCTAACGGCGCTGACCACATCTGGTACGAGATTACAGGCGCAGATCATGATAATAATGCTATCAAGAGCGGTCTTTTCAATCTCTTCAAGCAGATCGCCTATGATAAGAGCAAGTCTTAA
- a CDS encoding nitroreductase family protein: protein MEGFYMDMKQAMLERHMVRKYTDKAIPEDVVTKLNDRVRKNNEQFGLSIKLMTNDNTAVPGVIKLILAKGVNNFFIMAGPEGADELCGYCGADLMLYAQTLGLNTWWVGGTFNRKGAQEKAEGAKPVGIIAVGYGQTQGVPHKSKKASDVSTYDGEVPEWFKNGVDAALLAPTALAKQAFTISGKESKVSISCDNGIFTGVDTGLVKYHFELGAGKDNFAWE from the coding sequence ATGGAGGGATTTTATATGGATATGAAACAGGCAATGTTAGAACGGCATATGGTGCGTAAATACACGGATAAAGCTATCCCGGAGGATGTCGTGACGAAACTGAATGACCGCGTAAGAAAAAATAATGAGCAGTTTGGACTATCCATTAAGCTCATGACAAATGATAATACTGCGGTTCCGGGCGTGATTAAGCTGATCCTGGCCAAGGGCGTGAACAATTTTTTCATTATGGCGGGTCCGGAAGGTGCTGATGAACTATGTGGCTATTGCGGCGCAGACCTTATGCTGTATGCGCAGACACTGGGGCTGAATACATGGTGGGTCGGTGGAACCTTTAACAGGAAGGGAGCACAGGAGAAGGCAGAGGGAGCAAAACCGGTGGGGATCATTGCTGTAGGTTATGGTCAGACACAGGGGGTGCCGCATAAGTCTAAGAAGGCATCCGATGTCAGTACTTATGACGGAGAAGTGCCCGAGTGGTTTAAGAATGGTGTGGATGCAGCACTTCTGGCACCTACGGCGTTGGCAAAGCAGGCATTTACTATAAGCGGAAAAGAAAGCAAGGTTTCCATTTCCTGTGATAATGGAATCTTTACCGGGGTGGATACTGGCCTTGTGAAATACCATTTTGAGCTTGGAGCAGGAAAAGATAATTTTGCGTGGGAATGA
- a CDS encoding TfoX/Sxy family protein has translation MVSEYNEYVREALSAAGDIVIKSMMGGYLVYLNGKLIGDICDNELFLKRTPTSDRMLAESELRYPYEGSKTLMHVFDSFDDKALILELLNGMYAELPDKKPKKAK, from the coding sequence ATGGTGAGTGAATATAATGAATATGTTCGTGAGGCTTTATCTGCAGCCGGTGATATTGTCATAAAATCTATGATGGGCGGGTATCTTGTATACCTCAATGGAAAACTGATAGGTGACATTTGCGATAATGAACTGTTTCTAAAGAGAACGCCGACATCGGACAGAATGCTTGCGGAGTCTGAACTGCGTTATCCGTATGAAGGTTCAAAGACTCTGATGCATGTATTTGATAGTTTTGATGACAAGGCTTTGATTTTGGAACTGTTGAATGGTATGTATGCTGAACTTCCGGATAAGAAACCAAAGAAAGCAAAATGA
- a CDS encoding redox-sensing transcriptional repressor Rex produces MDKEISQAVVSRLPRYFRYLGELKASGVERISSQELSDIMKVTASQIRQDFNNFGGFGQQGYGYNVEYLYDEISKILGIDKKHQLIIIGTGNLGTALAGYTNFSTRGFVFKGAFDRDPALQGKMIGDVEIRPIEEIEDFIKKNNIDIAVLTIPKEQAVPMADRLIKAGIKAIWNFAHVDLDVPENVQVENVHLSDSLMKLSYNINRYERFHGGKK; encoded by the coding sequence ATGGATAAAGAAATATCCCAGGCAGTAGTCAGCCGCCTGCCCCGTTATTTCAGATATCTTGGTGAGCTTAAGGCTAGCGGAGTAGAGAGGATTTCATCTCAGGAACTTTCTGACATAATGAAGGTTACAGCCTCACAGATAAGGCAGGATTTCAACAATTTCGGTGGATTTGGACAACAGGGCTATGGCTATAATGTAGAGTATCTGTATGATGAGATCAGTAAGATACTTGGCATTGATAAGAAGCACCAGCTCATCATTATAGGAACGGGTAATCTTGGTACAGCTCTGGCGGGTTATACCAATTTTTCAACAAGAGGATTTGTTTTCAAGGGTGCATTTGACCGTGACCCGGCTCTTCAAGGCAAGATGATTGGCGATGTTGAGATACGTCCGATAGAAGAGATCGAGGATTTTATCAAGAAGAACAATATCGATATCGCAGTTCTCACAATTCCCAAGGAGCAGGCAGTCCCAATGGCCGACAGACTTATTAAGGCAGGCATCAAGGCAATATGGAACTTTGCTCATGTGGATCTTGATGTTCCGGAGAATGTTCAGGTTGAGAATGTTCATCTTTCAGACAGCCTTATGAAGCTGTCATACAACATTAACCGTTATGAAAGATTCCATGGCGGTAAGAAGTGA
- a CDS encoding GNAT family N-acetyltransferase codes for MKEFTGHVGYSVRPSERRKGYAKRMLAKALDFLKSFGFDEIGVSCIPSNEASKKTILANGGEYIETVFLECDQVDLERYRIRLN; via the coding sequence ATGAAAGAGTTCACAGGACATGTTGGTTATTCAGTCAGACCTTCAGAGAGAAGGAAAGGATATGCAAAGAGAATGCTTGCTAAAGCGCTGGATTTTCTTAAGAGCTTTGGATTTGATGAAATAGGAGTAAGCTGTATTCCTTCAAATGAAGCCAGTAAAAAGACAATTCTTGCAAATGGCGGAGAGTATATCGAAACAGTATTTTTAGAATGTGATCAGGTAGATCTTGAAAGATACAGGATCCGTCTGAACTGA
- a CDS encoding MarR family winged helix-turn-helix transcriptional regulator, which yields MLKAGTYISVLMRQLNLFFGHELSDVEITASELMYLSQLYNRDGLTQEEMAAVITVDKAATTRTIQGMEKKGLVRREAHEENYRAKRVYLTDKAKNAEPRIRELQKKWVDFITQDMTQKEAEVFAAQLKKMSQRAKEINQ from the coding sequence ATGTTAAAAGCAGGAACATATATATCTGTGTTGATGCGTCAGCTGAATTTGTTCTTTGGTCATGAACTATCTGATGTTGAGATTACAGCATCGGAGCTGATGTACCTTTCACAGCTGTATAATAGAGACGGACTTACCCAAGAGGAGATGGCAGCTGTGATTACCGTAGATAAGGCGGCAACGACAAGAACTATCCAGGGAATGGAGAAGAAAGGGCTTGTCCGCAGGGAAGCGCATGAAGAAAATTACCGGGCAAAAAGGGTGTATCTGACTGATAAGGCGAAGAACGCAGAGCCGCGGATCCGTGAGCTTCAGAAGAAATGGGTGGATTTTATTACACAGGACATGACGCAAAAGGAAGCAGAAGTCTTTGCTGCTCAGTTAAAGAAGATGTCGCAGCGGGCAAAGGAAATCAATCAGTAA
- a CDS encoding alpha/beta hydrolase family protein, giving the protein MSILKKNNGSMSKGPSIQSISGNHWSELKFTDGIMTDAIMKHVMGLCYLGMADAGEAFEVVSRLNDKETDSWENTWADLASKLKTRAQNSEKNEKKISASTAYLRASTYYRMATMYMEDVHSPKMEEYTRHSFDCYEKSLALSGYPGKYVEIPYEGTYLPGHFYQSPYAKRDKAPLLVLTPGRDTWAVDTRWMFDAALKRGIHCLTYDGPGQGYALRFQNLKFRPDWEKVMGPVLDYAETMDCVDMSRIACMGFSFGGFLMPRVAAFDKRIKLIIADPGNISWGKGIGERLAMLQKMPSKMRPKFMSVMLEDYAWKHGVPEESVVDELKKYDNTKILDKVECEVLILDGTAEMTFGAAKELYDALPNARNKDYILFDDDSTAQCHTQMGGYATGSEIIMDWVEDHI; this is encoded by the coding sequence ATGAGTATTTTAAAGAAAAACAACGGTTCAATGTCAAAAGGACCGAGCATACAGTCAATCTCAGGCAATCATTGGTCTGAGCTTAAGTTTACGGACGGGATCATGACGGATGCCATTATGAAGCATGTGATGGGTCTCTGCTATCTTGGCATGGCGGATGCCGGAGAAGCGTTCGAGGTTGTAAGCCGTTTGAATGACAAGGAAACCGACAGTTGGGAGAATACGTGGGCTGATCTTGCATCAAAACTTAAAACGAGGGCACAGAACTCTGAGAAAAATGAAAAGAAGATTAGCGCATCTACTGCGTATCTTCGTGCGTCAACATATTACCGTATGGCAACCATGTATATGGAGGATGTGCATTCTCCTAAGATGGAAGAATATACAAGGCATAGCTTTGACTGTTATGAGAAATCGCTGGCGCTGTCAGGGTATCCAGGGAAATATGTGGAGATCCCATATGAGGGGACTTATCTTCCGGGTCATTTCTACCAATCTCCTTATGCAAAAAGGGATAAGGCTCCGCTTCTGGTGCTTACTCCAGGCAGGGATACCTGGGCTGTAGATACCAGATGGATGTTTGATGCTGCATTAAAACGTGGAATACACTGTCTTACCTACGATGGACCAGGACAGGGGTATGCCCTTCGATTTCAGAATTTGAAGTTCCGCCCGGACTGGGAAAAGGTTATGGGACCTGTTCTTGATTATGCTGAAACGATGGATTGTGTTGATATGTCTCGCATAGCATGTATGGGATTTTCATTTGGTGGTTTCCTGATGCCGAGAGTAGCAGCGTTTGACAAAAGAATAAAGTTGATCATTGCAGATCCCGGAAATATCAGTTGGGGGAAAGGAATTGGAGAGAGACTGGCAATGCTGCAAAAGATGCCGTCAAAGATGCGCCCAAAGTTCATGAGTGTTATGCTGGAAGATTATGCATGGAAGCATGGAGTGCCGGAGGAATCAGTCGTAGATGAATTGAAAAAGTATGATAACACAAAAATACTGGACAAGGTGGAGTGTGAAGTTTTAATCCTTGATGGTACGGCTGAGATGACATTCGGAGCTGCTAAGGAACTTTATGACGCTCTACCGAATGCAAGGAACAAGGATTATATTCTGTTTGATGATGACAGCACTGCGCAGTGCCATACCCAGATGGGTGGCTATGCGACCGGCTCGGAGATCATTATGGACTGGGTGGAGGATCATATCTGA
- the abc-f gene encoding ribosomal protection-like ABC-F family protein — translation MLLSCHNICKSFDGKDILKGVSFHIEANEKAAIVGINGAGKTTLLKIITGQLSPDEGEVVFAKDTSFGYLAQNQNIDSGNTIYDELKLVKKDTIELEEKIREAEEQMKVLTGDDLTKLMNDYTAMTHHFQLIDGYAWQSEVAGVARGLGFTDEEFGKSISTLSGGQKTRVALGKLLLQKPDLIILDEPTNHLDMNSIQWLETYLLNYKGAVLIVSHDRYFLDKIAGKIVEIDQTKAGIYNGNYSFYATEKEKRRAIAWHAYINQQQEIKHQQEVIDKLKSFNREKSIKRAESREKMLEKIERIEKPTEVDDEMKIKLTPSCVSGNDVLNVEGISKSFENAHLFENISFEIKRGERVAIIGDNGTGKTTMLKIINGLLPPDAGKITLGVKVHPGYYDQEHHVLHDEKTLFEEISDEYPTLNNTEIRNTLAAFLFTGEDVFKRVGDLSGGEKGRMSLAKLMLSEANLLLLDEPTNHLDITSKEVLESALNGYEGTVLYVSHDRYFINKTATRILDLTNGVLVNYLGNYDYYLEHHDERMAQILAGNQSATATAAASGVLLGGQSVSSLGSTNTSSASGSIKANSFQYAGDSADATDGKADWKAQKAAAAQQKKKEKELKACEEEIAKLEERNEVLNEEMSRPEIATDLAELRKRTDEQEDITAKLEVLYDKWAMLSE, via the coding sequence ATGTTACTTTCATGTCACAATATATGTAAATCTTTCGACGGTAAAGACATCTTAAAAGGTGTTTCTTTTCACATAGAAGCAAATGAAAAAGCAGCTATCGTCGGTATTAACGGAGCCGGCAAGACTACACTTTTAAAGATAATAACAGGGCAGCTGTCACCTGACGAAGGCGAAGTTGTTTTTGCCAAGGATACAAGTTTTGGATACCTGGCACAGAACCAGAACATAGATTCAGGCAATACGATCTATGATGAACTTAAGCTTGTCAAAAAAGATACGATAGAGCTTGAAGAGAAGATCCGCGAAGCTGAAGAACAGATGAAGGTCCTTACAGGAGACGACCTTACAAAGCTCATGAATGACTACACCGCAATGACTCACCACTTCCAGCTTATCGACGGATACGCCTGGCAGAGCGAAGTCGCCGGAGTAGCCAGAGGTCTTGGCTTTACAGATGAAGAGTTCGGAAAGTCCATCAGTACCCTCTCCGGAGGCCAGAAGACAAGAGTTGCCCTTGGTAAGCTCCTTCTCCAAAAGCCTGACCTTATCATCCTTGACGAGCCCACCAACCATCTTGATATGAATTCCATACAGTGGCTTGAGACCTATCTTCTCAACTACAAGGGCGCCGTACTGATCGTATCCCACGATCGTTACTTCCTTGATAAGATAGCAGGCAAGATCGTCGAGATCGACCAGACAAAGGCCGGCATCTACAACGGCAACTACTCTTTCTATGCTACAGAAAAAGAAAAGCGCCGCGCTATAGCATGGCACGCCTACATCAATCAGCAGCAGGAGATCAAGCACCAGCAGGAAGTAATCGATAAGCTTAAGAGCTTCAACCGTGAGAAATCCATAAAGCGTGCTGAGAGCAGGGAAAAGATGCTTGAGAAGATCGAGCGTATCGAAAAGCCTACAGAAGTTGATGATGAGATGAAGATAAAGCTCACACCATCCTGCGTATCAGGTAATGACGTACTAAATGTAGAAGGCATCTCCAAATCCTTTGAAAATGCCCACCTTTTTGAGAATATATCATTCGAAATAAAAAGAGGCGAGCGCGTAGCGATCATCGGCGATAACGGAACCGGTAAGACCACAATGCTCAAGATCATCAACGGTCTTCTTCCTCCTGATGCAGGCAAGATAACCCTTGGCGTCAAAGTTCACCCTGGTTACTACGATCAGGAACACCACGTGCTTCATGATGAAAAGACTCTTTTTGAAGAAATTTCAGATGAGTATCCAACTCTTAATAATACAGAGATAAGAAATACGCTTGCTGCCTTCCTCTTTACTGGCGAAGACGTATTTAAGCGTGTCGGCGACCTCTCCGGTGGTGAAAAGGGTCGTATGTCACTTGCAAAGCTTATGCTCTCTGAAGCTAATCTCTTGCTTCTCGATGAGCCTACAAACCACCTTGATATTACAAGTAAGGAAGTTCTTGAAAGTGCTCTTAACGGCTATGAGGGAACTGTCCTGTACGTAAGCCACGACAGATACTTCATCAACAAGACTGCTACCAGGATCCTGGATCTTACAAACGGCGTACTTGTTAACTATCTTGGTAACTACGACTATTATCTCGAGCACCATGATGAGCGTATGGCTCAGATCCTTGCAGGTAATCAGTCTGCTACTGCTACCGCTGCTGCAAGCGGAGTACTTCTTGGAGGCCAGAGCGTTTCTAGCTTAGGAAGTACAAATACTTCATCTGCTTCAGGTTCGATCAAAGCTAACAGCTTCCAGTATGCAGGTGACAGTGCCGATGCTACAGACGGCAAGGCCGACTGGAAAGCCCAGAAAGCCGCTGCTGCCCAGCAGAAGAAGAAGGAAAAAGAGCTTAAAGCCTGCGAAGAAGAAATCGCAAAACTTGAAGAGCGTAACGAAGTCCTGAATGAAGAAATGTCCAGACCTGAGATCGCAACAGACCTTGCAGAACTTCGTAAGCGCACGGACGAGCAGGAAGACATAACAGCAAAACTCGAAGTACTGTATGATAAGTGGGCAATGCTTTCTGAGTAA
- a CDS encoding hemolysin family protein, whose product MDDGGPSAYYFIGLLVLLVLDVIVYGFGAALHNLKAEDLFSESEEEGEEPSEDQNEKIRSKSGIFLSELMNNPTEYVNTVQLFVFILNIIIGRFYVERFGIVVGGFIFSLNELVASVLGQAVVAFLLLYVFLSIGVLLPKKLARRHPKVWAMILSPFIKILMAVLRPFTSIIEVTVHGIMYLCGIRDFDDDTDVTEEEIKSMVSEGQEQGVLQDSEADMITNIFEFSDKEVRDIMTHRNDICGIEGTMSLEDAISFMLQGNNSRFPVFLDNIDHIIGIVHIRDAVQKDSESGNEKKEIRQIKGLMRQPMYVPETRNIESLFHSMQSTKTQIAIVIDEYGQTAGLVSMEDILEEIVGNIMDEYDEDESFITPSGKPGEFVALGRTPIETVEKRFGIDLHEDEFETLNGLLISKMDRIPEEDEKYDVTIDGYNFSILEVQNHMITSVGVKKIIV is encoded by the coding sequence ATGGATGATGGCGGACCCTCTGCCTATTATTTTATCGGACTGCTCGTATTACTCGTGCTGGACGTGATCGTGTACGGTTTTGGCGCAGCTCTGCATAATCTAAAAGCAGAAGACCTCTTTAGCGAGTCTGAAGAGGAAGGTGAAGAACCATCCGAAGACCAAAACGAAAAGATTCGCAGCAAAAGTGGCATCTTTTTGTCGGAACTTATGAATAATCCGACAGAATATGTTAATACTGTACAGCTTTTTGTTTTTATACTGAATATCATAATCGGACGCTTCTATGTAGAACGTTTCGGGATCGTTGTTGGAGGATTTATCTTTTCACTCAATGAACTCGTAGCATCTGTTTTGGGCCAGGCAGTAGTAGCATTTCTGCTTTTGTATGTATTTCTTTCAATCGGAGTGCTGCTTCCCAAGAAGCTTGCCAGAAGACATCCTAAAGTCTGGGCCATGATTCTAAGCCCGTTTATCAAGATACTTATGGCGGTTTTGAGGCCATTTACAAGTATTATCGAAGTAACTGTGCATGGAATCATGTATCTGTGCGGTATCAGAGATTTTGATGATGATACAGATGTTACAGAAGAAGAGATAAAGTCGATGGTTTCCGAAGGTCAGGAGCAGGGAGTGCTTCAGGATTCTGAAGCCGACATGATAACCAATATATTTGAATTTTCTGACAAGGAAGTTAGGGATATCATGACCCATCGTAATGATATATGCGGAATCGAAGGAACTATGAGCCTTGAAGATGCGATTTCATTCATGCTTCAGGGCAATAATTCAAGATTTCCTGTATTCCTTGATAATATCGATCATATAATCGGTATAGTTCATATAAGAGATGCGGTTCAGAAGGACTCTGAATCCGGCAATGAGAAAAAGGAAATAAGGCAGATCAAGGGACTTATGCGTCAGCCTATGTATGTGCCTGAGACAAGGAATATAGAGTCATTGTTCCACAGTATGCAGTCTACAAAGACTCAGATAGCGATAGTTATTGATGAGTATGGCCAGACAGCAGGTCTTGTTTCTATGGAAGATATCCTTGAAGAGATCGTCGGCAATATCATGGATGAATATGACGAAGATGAGAGTTTTATCACACCTTCCGGCAAACCCGGAGAGTTTGTGGCTCTTGGAAGGACTCCTATTGAGACAGTTGAGAAGCGCTTCGGAATAGATCTTCATGAGGATGAGTTTGAAACTCTGAATGGTCTTCTGATTTCGAAGATGGACAGGATACCTGAAGAGGATGAGAAATACGATGTTACGATAGATGGTTACAACTTCAGTATCTTGGAAGTTCAGAATCATATGATCACCAGTGTTGGTGTCAAAAAAATTATTGTTTAA